One window of Leptolyngbyaceae cyanobacterium genomic DNA carries:
- a CDS encoding ABC transporter permease, with protein MPTALKRFFQSTSGKIGLILTIAIVLLAVLAPVLHPYDPATDRNYLLRLKPPSLEHWFGTDGLGRDILVLVWYGMRTSLAVGLIAVCLGLVIGLIFGLIAGYFRGKIDTVIGWVTDILLAFPSILLAIAIVTVTGPSLQSVMIAVAVVQVPIFIRLTRSMVFSLREREFVQAVKALGASPMRIIFYHVLPSTLSPLVVQATLSIGTATLEAAGLGFLGLGAQPPTPELGTMLADAFKGGYSLSSPWTTVFPGLFITLNVLAFNLLGDGLRDTLDPRS; from the coding sequence ATGCCAACAGCTTTAAAACGCTTTTTTCAATCTACTTCTGGCAAAATTGGTTTGATTCTCACCATTGCGATCGTATTATTAGCCGTTTTAGCGCCTGTTCTCCATCCTTACGATCCGGCAACGGATAGAAATTATCTACTGCGTTTAAAGCCTCCCAGTTTGGAACATTGGTTCGGTACTGACGGATTGGGAAGGGATATTTTAGTTTTGGTATGGTATGGAATGCGAACTTCTCTGGCGGTAGGGTTGATTGCGGTATGTTTGGGGTTAGTAATCGGATTAATTTTTGGCTTAATTGCTGGTTATTTCCGAGGCAAAATCGATACGGTAATCGGTTGGGTGACGGATATATTGTTGGCTTTTCCTTCTATATTGTTAGCGATCGCGATCGTCACCGTGACCGGGCCTAGTTTACAAAGCGTAATGATTGCTGTTGCCGTCGTGCAGGTTCCCATTTTTATCAGACTCACCCGCAGTATGGTATTCTCTTTAAGAGAACGGGAATTCGTACAGGCAGTAAAAGCGCTTGGTGCTTCGCCAATGCGGATTATTTTTTATCACGTTTTACCCAGCACTTTATCGCCACTAGTAGTACAAGCAACTCTTTCTATCGGTACGGCAACTTTGGAAGCGGCGGGGTTGGGTTTTTTAGGTTTAGGGGCACAACCTCCTACCCCAGAATTAGGTACGATGCTGGCGGATGCTTTTAAAGGTGGTTATTCTCTTTCTTCACCTTGGACGACGGTTTTTCCCGGGTTATTTATTACTTTGAACGTGCTGGCTTTTAATCTTTTAGGAGATGGTTTGCGGGATACTCTCGATCCTCGTTCTTAG
- a CDS encoding AI-2E family transporter, with product MEHQVSLLPAVTLLSQVVFAMFFGFLGLLLALPIVVVAQVWLRELLVKDVLNEWDESDDRDRDCGEGERPSTIR from the coding sequence ATGGAACATCAAGTATCTCTGCTGCCAGCAGTTACGTTGTTATCCCAAGTAGTTTTTGCAATGTTTTTTGGTTTTTTGGGCCTTTTATTGGCATTACCGATCGTAGTGGTAGCGCAAGTTTGGTTGCGAGAGTTACTGGTGAAAGATGTTTTGAACGAATGGGACGAAAGTGACGATCGCGATCGCGATTGCGGGGAGGGAGAAAGACCAAGTACAATCAGATGA
- a CDS encoding AI-2E family transporter, with product MTNDNSTFTPFQKFLISWLLIIVTGWVTWIAIAYIGEQISILLTAALIAFLLNYPVKVLQSFLPRGLAAGLVYLLAGIAVAFIALTVVPPVFNQGRQLIIGLPSLVESAQSQLDNFQIWSVEHNLPFDVRILASQLLERIQAQAEAIAAKGVGLVVGTFNWVLDLILILVISFYMLIDGERVWQAFTSIFSPSIREALTESLQRNLQRFVSGQLLLGLFMAVTLTLAFWVLRVPFFLLFAVFIGVMEVIPFIGATLGIATVVIVVAFIDWLLALQVLAIAIAFQQVKDNLIAPRIMGNLTGLSPVIIFISLLLGARLGGLLGVILAIPFTGALKSIAEIVFEPTLPPQTGSFFHNPFADEPLLPTSNDESENISSTSKRPAFLQNIKAMREKR from the coding sequence ATGACAAATGACAATTCTACATTTACGCCTTTTCAGAAATTTCTGATCAGTTGGCTGTTAATTATCGTGACGGGTTGGGTAACTTGGATCGCGATCGCGTATATTGGAGAACAGATCAGCATTCTCTTAACAGCCGCCCTGATTGCATTTTTACTCAACTATCCGGTAAAAGTACTGCAATCGTTTTTACCTCGCGGTTTGGCAGCAGGCTTGGTATATTTACTAGCAGGGATTGCGGTAGCTTTTATTGCTTTGACGGTAGTACCGCCAGTCTTTAATCAAGGGCGACAATTGATAATCGGCTTGCCTTCTTTGGTAGAATCCGCTCAAAGTCAATTAGACAATTTTCAAATTTGGAGTGTCGAACATAACTTACCTTTTGACGTGCGGATTTTAGCTTCGCAACTTTTGGAACGCATCCAGGCGCAAGCAGAAGCGATCGCAGCCAAAGGTGTAGGCTTAGTAGTAGGCACGTTTAACTGGGTATTAGATTTAATTCTGATTCTGGTGATCTCGTTTTATATGCTGATTGATGGGGAACGAGTTTGGCAAGCTTTCACCAGTATTTTTTCTCCCTCCATCCGAGAAGCTTTGACAGAATCACTGCAACGCAATCTTCAGCGCTTTGTTTCCGGTCAATTACTGTTAGGCTTATTTATGGCAGTTACCCTCACTTTGGCTTTTTGGGTACTGCGAGTGCCGTTTTTCTTATTGTTTGCCGTCTTCATTGGTGTCATGGAAGTGATACCTTTTATCGGCGCGACTTTAGGAATTGCTACGGTAGTAATTGTAGTAGCTTTTATCGATTGGTTATTGGCGCTGCAAGTATTGGCAATTGCGATCGCATTTCAGCAAGTGAAAGATAATTTAATTGCCCCTCGCATTATGGGCAATTTGACAGGTTTATCCCCCGTGATCATTTTCATTTCTTTATTATTGGGGGCGAGATTAGGCGGACTTTTGGGAGTAATTTTAGCCATTCCCTTCACTGGTGCGCTCAAAAGTATCGCGGAAATTGTATTTGAGCCAACTTTACCACCCCAAACCGGATCTTTCTTTCACAATCCCTTTGCCGATGAACCCTTGCTACCTACTTCTAACGACGAATCAGAAAATATTTCTTCTACTTCTAAAAGACCCGCATTTTTGCAGAATATAAAGGCGATGAGGGAGAAGCGCTAA